In a genomic window of Streptomyces sp. NBC_01231:
- a CDS encoding (2Fe-2S)-binding protein, translating to MSIDLPESVPPPTGSGESPSTPTRRTFIATSTAVGGAVAAGGAIGGTFLAGPDEANAADASPSSRVSLTVNGTRRTVTVDNRTSLLDLLREHFDLTGSKKGCNAGACGACTVLVDGHRVNSCLTLAVRLEGAEVTTVEGLAKSDQLHPLQQAFIDEDAFQCGYCTPGQIVSGVGCIQEGHTGSPEEIREWMSGNLCRCGCYVKIVRAVEQTAARK from the coding sequence ATGTCTATTGACCTCCCTGAATCTGTTCCACCCCCCACCGGATCCGGAGAGTCCCCCTCGACGCCCACTCGGCGCACCTTCATCGCCACCAGTACCGCGGTCGGCGGCGCCGTCGCTGCCGGCGGCGCGATCGGCGGAACCTTCCTCGCCGGGCCGGACGAGGCGAACGCCGCTGACGCGTCACCGTCCAGCCGTGTCTCACTGACGGTCAACGGCACCCGCCGGACCGTGACGGTCGACAACCGCACCTCGCTGCTGGACCTGCTGCGCGAGCACTTCGACCTCACCGGCTCCAAGAAGGGCTGCAACGCCGGTGCCTGCGGCGCGTGCACGGTGCTCGTCGACGGCCACCGGGTCAACTCCTGCCTGACCCTCGCCGTCCGGCTGGAGGGCGCCGAGGTCACCACCGTCGAGGGCCTGGCCAAGAGCGACCAACTGCACCCGCTGCAGCAGGCGTTCATCGACGAGGACGCCTTCCAGTGCGGCTACTGCACTCCCGGCCAGATCGTCTCCGGTGTCGGCTGCATCCAAGAGGGTCACACCGGCTCTCCGGAGGAGATCCGGGAGTGGATGAGCGGCAACCTCTGCCGCTGCGGCTGCTACGTCAAGATCGTGCGCGCGGTCGAGCAGACCGCGGCCCGGAAGTGA
- a CDS encoding XdhC family protein, translating to MLNIADSLHRWCRDARPFAVATVVDVRGSAPLPVGTSVAVDEDGNAVGSISGGCVEGAVYELCQQVLGDRGAPQRAWFGYSDEDAFAVGLTCGGELDVLIQHVDPTAQPHLAATLTDIVEGRPAAVARVVDGPEELVGGALYVDAAGGIHPGTLTGAVRREVGAQAWALLRAGRTARSEVGGDAETCPERLSVLVHVHASRPRMLIFGAVDFAAALSQAGCFLGYRVTVCDARPVFATPARFPHADEVVVDWPHRYLEHTTVDARTAVCVLTHDAKFDIPLLQLALGLPVAYIGAMGSRRTHDERLRLLREAGVTEEQLARLRSPIGLDLGARTPEETAVSITAEIVSSSNGATGLPLSDLSGPIHREREFVLGAV from the coding sequence ATGCTGAACATCGCGGACTCACTGCACCGCTGGTGCCGCGACGCCCGTCCCTTCGCCGTGGCCACCGTCGTCGACGTCCGGGGCAGCGCGCCTTTGCCGGTCGGTACGTCGGTCGCGGTGGACGAGGACGGCAACGCGGTCGGCAGCATCTCCGGCGGCTGCGTCGAGGGCGCCGTCTACGAGCTGTGCCAACAGGTACTCGGCGACCGGGGCGCTCCGCAGCGGGCCTGGTTCGGCTACTCCGACGAGGACGCCTTCGCCGTGGGCCTCACCTGCGGCGGCGAACTCGACGTCCTCATCCAGCACGTCGACCCCACGGCACAACCGCACCTCGCCGCCACCCTCACCGACATCGTGGAAGGCCGGCCCGCCGCTGTGGCCCGGGTCGTCGACGGTCCGGAAGAGCTGGTGGGCGGGGCGCTGTACGTCGACGCGGCGGGAGGCATCCATCCCGGCACGCTGACCGGAGCGGTGCGACGGGAGGTCGGCGCACAGGCGTGGGCTCTGCTGCGGGCTGGACGCACGGCCAGGTCGGAGGTCGGTGGGGATGCCGAAACCTGCCCGGAACGGCTGTCCGTGCTGGTCCACGTCCACGCGTCCCGGCCCCGCATGCTGATCTTCGGCGCGGTCGACTTCGCCGCCGCGCTCAGCCAGGCCGGCTGCTTCCTGGGCTACCGGGTGACTGTCTGCGACGCCCGCCCCGTCTTCGCCACACCCGCTCGTTTCCCGCACGCCGACGAGGTGGTGGTCGACTGGCCCCACCGCTACCTGGAACACACGACCGTGGACGCCCGTACCGCCGTCTGTGTCCTCACCCACGACGCCAAGTTCGACATCCCCCTGCTGCAGCTCGCACTCGGCCTACCGGTCGCCTACATCGGCGCGATGGGATCCCGACGCACCCACGACGAACGCCTGCGCCTCCTGAGAGAGGCGGGCGTGACCGAGGAGCAGTTGGCCCGGCTGCGCTCCCCTATCGGCCTCGACCTCGGCGCCCGTACGCCCGAGGAGACGGCGGTCTCCATCACCGCGGAGATCGTCTCCTCCAGCAACGGCGCAACTGGCCTGCCCCTGTCCGACCTGTCCGGCCCAATACACCGGGAAAGGGAGTTCGTGCTGGGGGCCGTATAG
- a CDS encoding cyclophilin-like fold protein — protein sequence MIPTAFARALPAAALLLAVTACTQDSSSPSRSTPRETPTGTASTTISGATPAINIRLTINGDHIAATLNDSATARDFAAQLPLTLSLRDFNQAEKIADLPRELSTTGAPEGADPQVGDIAYYEPWGTLATYYGEAPYYDGVIPIGHMADEGPELLADADEVTIEAAS from the coding sequence GTGATCCCGACCGCCTTCGCCCGTGCCCTACCGGCTGCCGCCCTCCTGCTGGCCGTGACCGCCTGCACCCAGGACTCGTCGTCGCCGTCCCGCTCCACACCGCGGGAGACGCCGACAGGCACGGCGTCCACCACGATCTCCGGCGCGACGCCCGCCATCAACATCCGGCTCACCATCAACGGCGACCACATCGCCGCCACCCTTAACGACAGCGCGACGGCCCGCGACTTCGCCGCCCAGCTCCCCCTCACCCTGTCTCTGCGGGACTTCAACCAGGCCGAGAAGATCGCCGACCTGCCGCGCGAGCTGTCGACGACCGGTGCCCCGGAGGGCGCCGACCCTCAGGTCGGCGACATCGCTTACTACGAGCCCTGGGGCACCTTGGCCACCTACTACGGCGAGGCCCCCTACTACGACGGCGTGATCCCCATCGGGCATATGGCCGACGAGGGCCCCGAGCTGCTCGCCGACGCCGACGAAGTCACCATCGAAGCCGCCTCCTGA
- a CDS encoding xanthine dehydrogenase family protein molybdopterin-binding subunit, which produces MSPQPQAAVGAPLSRVDGRLKVTGQATYAAEHEADGVVHAVIVDASIGRGRVRGVDTDAALAHSQVLRVIHHGNAPRLPYRDNPGSNNPPGRKVRVFQDDRVLFHGQPVAVVVATTLEAAQHGASLVEVEYDAEDSSTDLHEAEPGPPDTYARGDVEAGLRDAAVRLDLTYQLARNHHNPMEPHATIARWDGNRLTVWDKTQWVAGGTQTELSTVFDVPLDSVRVINPFVGGAFGSGLRCWPHTVVAALAARETGRPVKLVLTRRQMYFGTGFRPSYEYRLSIGSDRSGRLVAAEHGIDAETSSYETFTEAVTAPGQMLYSTPGVRQAYRTVPLDVNSPIWMRGPGAATGVYAVESAMDELAHELGMDPIELRRRNEPAQDPSNDTPFSTRRLLECYTVGAREFGWQRRNQKPRTRRDGDWLIGMGMAAGVYHTGVAPAQSRARLNADGTAVIESATSDMGPGTYTAQTQVAADALGLAMRAVTYRLGDSLFPQTPPHGGSMTMASVGSATLDVCNQLRRQAIQLAVEDEESPLYGVPADEVVVRGGRLHVQGNPARGETYRRLLTRNNRDRLEATTSFSPPQAERRSISAYSAVFAEVAVDSTLGMVRVRRMLAVYDAGRIISPKLADSQALGGMVGGIGAALLEHTATDHRDGRIVNANLADYLVPVNADVPDLRAIYLDGEDYDADPLGVKGLAELVIVGVAPALGNAVFNATGRRVREIPITAESLL; this is translated from the coding sequence GTGAGTCCCCAGCCGCAGGCAGCCGTGGGTGCGCCGCTGTCGAGGGTGGACGGCCGGCTGAAGGTCACCGGCCAGGCGACATACGCTGCCGAGCACGAGGCCGACGGGGTGGTGCACGCCGTCATAGTGGACGCGAGCATCGGTCGCGGCCGTGTCAGGGGTGTCGACACGGATGCCGCGCTCGCCCACTCGCAGGTGCTGCGGGTGATTCATCACGGCAACGCCCCGAGGCTGCCGTACCGCGACAATCCGGGGTCGAACAATCCACCCGGCCGCAAGGTGCGTGTGTTCCAGGACGACCGGGTGCTCTTCCACGGTCAGCCGGTCGCCGTCGTGGTGGCCACCACCCTGGAGGCCGCGCAGCACGGCGCGAGCCTGGTCGAGGTCGAGTACGACGCCGAAGACTCCTCGACCGACCTGCACGAGGCCGAGCCGGGCCCGCCGGACACCTACGCGCGCGGTGACGTGGAAGCGGGGCTGCGGGACGCGGCCGTACGGCTGGACCTGACATACCAGCTGGCGCGCAATCATCACAACCCCATGGAGCCGCATGCCACCATCGCCCGTTGGGACGGCAACCGGCTCACCGTGTGGGACAAGACCCAGTGGGTGGCGGGCGGCACGCAGACGGAGCTCTCCACGGTGTTCGACGTGCCGCTGGACTCCGTGCGCGTCATCAACCCCTTCGTCGGGGGCGCTTTCGGCAGCGGGCTGCGTTGCTGGCCGCACACCGTGGTCGCCGCGCTGGCCGCGCGGGAGACGGGCCGTCCGGTCAAGCTGGTCCTGACCCGCAGGCAGATGTACTTCGGCACCGGCTTCCGGCCCTCGTACGAGTACCGGCTGAGCATCGGCAGTGACCGGAGCGGCCGCCTGGTCGCCGCGGAACACGGGATCGACGCGGAGACCTCGTCGTACGAGACGTTCACCGAGGCCGTCACGGCGCCCGGCCAGATGCTCTACAGCACGCCCGGCGTCCGCCAGGCGTATCGGACGGTACCGCTGGATGTGAACAGCCCGATCTGGATGCGTGGTCCCGGTGCTGCCACGGGGGTCTACGCCGTGGAGTCGGCCATGGACGAGCTTGCCCATGAGCTCGGCATGGATCCGATCGAGCTGCGCCGACGCAACGAGCCGGCCCAGGATCCGTCGAACGACACGCCGTTCTCCACGCGTCGGCTGCTTGAGTGCTACACGGTCGGTGCCCGCGAGTTCGGCTGGCAGCGGCGCAACCAGAAGCCACGCACAAGACGTGATGGCGACTGGCTGATCGGCATGGGCATGGCCGCGGGCGTCTACCACACCGGCGTTGCCCCGGCCCAGTCCCGGGCCCGGCTGAACGCCGACGGCACGGCGGTGATCGAGTCCGCCACCAGCGACATGGGCCCAGGTACCTACACCGCCCAGACCCAGGTCGCCGCCGACGCGCTGGGGCTCGCCATGCGCGCGGTCACCTACCGGCTCGGCGACTCCCTGTTTCCGCAGACCCCGCCGCACGGCGGCTCGATGACCATGGCGAGCGTCGGCTCCGCGACCCTCGATGTCTGCAATCAGCTGCGCCGACAGGCGATCCAACTGGCTGTCGAGGATGAGGAATCGCCGCTCTACGGGGTGCCGGCCGACGAGGTTGTGGTCCGGGGCGGCCGCCTGCACGTGCAGGGCAATCCGGCACGCGGCGAGACGTACCGGCGGCTGCTGACCCGCAACAACCGCGACCGACTCGAAGCGACTACCTCCTTCTCTCCCCCGCAGGCGGAGAGGCGATCCATCAGCGCCTACAGCGCGGTGTTCGCCGAGGTCGCGGTGGATTCGACGCTGGGCATGGTGCGGGTGCGGCGGATGCTCGCCGTGTACGACGCGGGCCGGATCATCAGCCCCAAGCTGGCGGACAGCCAGGCCCTCGGCGGCATGGTCGGCGGCATCGGCGCGGCCCTGCTGGAGCACACGGCCACCGATCACCGCGACGGCCGGATCGTCAACGCCAACCTCGCCGACTACCTGGTCCCGGTCAACGCCGACGTCCCCGATCTCCGGGCGATCTACCTCGACGGGGAGGACTACGACGCCGACCCCCTCGGTGTGAAGGGCCTCGCCGAACTCGTGATCGTCGGCGTGGCGCCCGCCCTAGGCAACGCGGTCTTCAACGCCACCGGCCGCCGCGTCCGCGAAATCCCCATCACGGCAGAGTCGTTGCTCTGA
- a CDS encoding xanthine dehydrogenase family protein subunit M: MHPFSYTRVSDTSEALNAGHRGGRYIAGGTTLVDLMRETVERPETLVDISGLPLREVLVTKQGHLRIGALVRMAEAAAHPAVRAAYPVVSQALELSASAQLRNMATIGGNIMQRTRCTYFRDVTADCNKREPGSGCAALHGVNRSHAILGTSDACVATHPSDVAVAFAALEASVRLLGPDGRERSVTFDDFLLRPGRTPDREQAIRKGELITAVEIPALPQPLRSGYLKVRDRQSYEFALTSAAVALHIRDGAIREAKVAAGGVGTVPWKLPEVERALIGRRPSDALWTAAAEKAADGARPLTHNRFKVALLRRTVERQLRIVGGTK, from the coding sequence GTGCATCCCTTCTCCTACACCCGCGTCTCCGACACCAGCGAAGCCCTCAACGCCGGTCACAGAGGCGGACGTTACATCGCCGGTGGCACCACGCTGGTCGACCTGATGCGGGAGACCGTCGAGCGCCCCGAGACGCTCGTCGACATCTCCGGTCTGCCGCTGCGTGAAGTCCTGGTCACCAAGCAGGGCCACCTGCGCATCGGTGCCCTGGTGCGGATGGCCGAGGCCGCCGCCCATCCCGCGGTGCGCGCCGCCTACCCGGTCGTCTCCCAGGCCCTGGAGCTGAGTGCCTCGGCCCAGCTGCGGAACATGGCCACCATCGGCGGGAACATCATGCAACGCACCCGCTGCACCTACTTCCGTGATGTGACCGCCGACTGCAACAAGCGCGAGCCCGGCTCCGGTTGCGCGGCGCTGCACGGTGTCAACCGCTCCCACGCGATCCTGGGCACCTCCGACGCCTGCGTGGCCACCCACCCGTCCGACGTCGCCGTGGCCTTCGCGGCGCTGGAGGCGAGCGTGCGCCTGCTGGGTCCGGACGGGCGCGAGCGCAGCGTGACGTTCGACGACTTCCTGCTGCGGCCCGGGCGTACCCCCGATCGTGAACAGGCCATCCGGAAGGGCGAGTTGATCACGGCGGTGGAGATCCCCGCCCTTCCACAACCGCTGAGGTCGGGCTATCTGAAGGTGCGCGACAGGCAGTCCTATGAGTTCGCCCTGACCTCGGCTGCGGTCGCGCTGCACATCCGCGACGGGGCGATCCGGGAGGCGAAGGTCGCCGCCGGTGGTGTGGGGACCGTGCCGTGGAAGCTGCCCGAGGTCGAGCGGGCCCTCATTGGCCGACGCCCCTCGGACGCCCTGTGGACGGCAGCCGCGGAGAAGGCGGCGGACGGGGCACGCCCGCTCACGCACAACCGCTTCAAGGTCGCGCTGCTGAGGCGGACCGTCGAGCGCCAGCTGCGCATCGTAGGAGGTACGAAGTGA
- a CDS encoding CGNR zinc finger domain-containing protein — protein sequence MRTGFPDFRLGSVLATSFTGTLSERHGNPVERIPTPHRLIDWLAVNGLAVDSCTAAQLALARELRESIHAAATAAAIQDELPASAVQVINDRSAEGRAAAILTPGGKRRWQLSSASCVEDALSVIAADAISIIAGERDGKLALCASSTCQAAFFDTSQSRTRKWCDMNTCGNRQKKARFNANQRKNPRSAE from the coding sequence ATGCGTACTGGGTTCCCTGACTTCCGTCTCGGCAGCGTGCTGGCGACCAGCTTCACGGGGACTCTGTCGGAGCGTCATGGCAACCCTGTGGAGCGCATTCCCACGCCGCACCGACTCATCGACTGGCTGGCGGTGAACGGCCTCGCCGTGGACTCCTGCACCGCTGCCCAGCTCGCCCTCGCTCGGGAACTGAGGGAGTCGATTCACGCCGCCGCGACAGCGGCCGCGATCCAGGACGAACTCCCTGCCTCTGCTGTCCAAGTCATCAACGACCGCAGCGCCGAGGGTCGGGCCGCGGCGATCCTGACGCCCGGGGGTAAGCGGCGATGGCAGCTCAGCTCGGCTTCCTGCGTGGAAGATGCCCTCAGCGTGATCGCCGCCGACGCGATCAGCATCATCGCAGGCGAACGAGACGGAAAATTGGCCTTGTGCGCGTCATCAACCTGCCAAGCCGCCTTCTTCGACACCAGCCAAAGCCGCACTCGCAAATGGTGCGACATGAACACGTGTGGGAATCGTCAGAAGAAAGCGCGCTTCAATGCCAACCAGCGCAAGAACCCCAGATCAGCGGAGTGA
- a CDS encoding MFS transporter gives MPSASGTNHGKLPFVVWVLAAGTFLMGTTEFVIAGLLPELAGDLGVSVSQAGLLITAFAIGMIIGGPTMAMATLRLPQRRTLILALAVFSLGHVVAAASTSFAIVFITRFVTALATGAFWAVGFVVATAAAGPGKSTRAVGVMMGGLTLANVIGVPIGSFAGQYVGWRGPFWALAALAGLAAVFIGRFIPPIEQGAQVSARAEVRALRQGRLWLALTAAMLIMGGVMATYTYITPLLADRAGISAGAVPLVLIVFGTGALGGTAIGGRLGDRRPMATTITAAAATALSLLLLIPLSAGPVTATLLVFLMALTGFTVNPVVTSLAVRFAGNAPTLTSALTTSAYNTGIAAGSAIAGRAIDSSLGLTGPPLVGAVSAILTLLPLLALAVSRTPRTARVVGQRTASPHPQDDEPAQAPSPDQGVAADPRAFASFESSSMNSAKHTNSRCTCRSHGTTDCKPLPAHRI, from the coding sequence ATGCCTTCCGCATCCGGGACCAACCACGGGAAGCTGCCCTTCGTCGTCTGGGTGCTGGCCGCCGGCACGTTCCTGATGGGGACCACCGAGTTCGTCATCGCCGGCCTGCTGCCTGAATTGGCCGGCGACCTCGGAGTCAGCGTCTCCCAGGCCGGCCTGCTGATCACCGCGTTCGCCATCGGCATGATCATCGGTGGTCCGACCATGGCCATGGCGACCCTGCGCCTGCCCCAGCGCCGGACGCTGATCCTGGCGCTGGCCGTCTTCAGCCTCGGGCACGTCGTCGCGGCCGCCAGTACCTCCTTCGCAATCGTCTTCATCACCCGCTTCGTCACCGCCTTGGCGACCGGAGCGTTCTGGGCCGTCGGGTTCGTGGTCGCCACCGCCGCCGCGGGCCCTGGCAAATCGACTCGCGCCGTCGGCGTCATGATGGGCGGCCTGACCCTGGCCAACGTCATCGGCGTGCCGATCGGCTCCTTCGCCGGACAGTACGTCGGCTGGCGCGGGCCCTTCTGGGCGCTGGCCGCCCTGGCCGGGCTCGCCGCCGTGTTCATCGGCCGTTTCATCCCTCCGATCGAGCAGGGTGCGCAGGTGTCTGCGCGGGCCGAGGTCCGTGCTCTGCGGCAGGGCCGGCTGTGGTTGGCGCTCACCGCCGCGATGCTGATCATGGGCGGCGTCATGGCGACGTACACCTACATCACCCCGCTGCTGGCCGACCGCGCCGGCATCTCGGCAGGCGCCGTGCCGTTGGTCCTGATCGTCTTCGGCACCGGTGCTCTGGGTGGCACCGCCATCGGCGGGCGGCTGGGCGATCGCCGCCCGATGGCCACCACCATCACCGCCGCCGCGGCCACCGCCCTGAGCCTGCTTCTGCTGATCCCGCTGTCGGCCGGCCCCGTCACGGCCACGCTTCTGGTCTTCCTCATGGCCCTGACCGGATTCACCGTCAACCCGGTCGTCACCTCGCTCGCCGTGCGCTTCGCGGGCAACGCCCCCACGCTCACCTCAGCGCTGACCACCTCCGCCTACAACACCGGCATCGCCGCCGGATCGGCCATCGCAGGCAGGGCCATCGACTCCTCCCTCGGCCTCACCGGACCGCCTCTGGTCGGCGCTGTCTCCGCGATCCTCACCCTGCTACCGCTTCTCGCCCTCGCCGTCAGCCGAACACCCCGGACAGCGCGGGTGGTTGGCCAGCGCACCGCCTCGCCCCACCCGCAAGACGACGAACCCGCACAGGCACCGTCACCAGATCAAGGCGTGGCAGCCGATCCGCGCGCTTTCGCCTCCTTCGAGTCCTCGTCGATGAACTCCGCGAAGCACACGAACAGCCGCTGCACCTGCCGGAGCCACGGGACGACCGACTGCAAGCCATTGCCGGCTCATCGCATTTGA
- a CDS encoding helix-turn-helix transcriptional regulator, producing the protein MLGSMTGTNPLNELGEFLKKRRAALSPRTVGLPESDRPRRVAGLRREEVAQLANISTDYYMRLEQGRMQASAPVLDILARVLHLDDDERGYLFQLAGKTTIRTRRRGRQRVQPQLQRVLDDLTATPAIVQGRRGDILAWNPLAAALVMDFSRIPEKHRNYPRIQFTEPAMRTLYADWDTSAQISVAQLRMEAAKYPEDPRLIELVGELSTRDQQFAKWWGDHRVAARTVGTKTLNHPVVGELVLDWDTLTANTDPDQHLTVWTAAPGSPTHERLNILASWATDRNLPASRPLT; encoded by the coding sequence ATGCTGGGAAGCATGACCGGCACTAATCCTCTCAATGAACTGGGAGAATTCCTCAAGAAGCGCCGCGCCGCGCTGAGCCCGCGCACCGTCGGACTGCCCGAGAGCGACCGGCCCCGCCGGGTTGCCGGGCTGCGCCGCGAGGAGGTCGCCCAGCTCGCCAACATCAGCACCGACTACTACATGCGCCTCGAGCAGGGCCGTATGCAGGCATCCGCTCCGGTCCTGGACATCCTGGCCAGGGTGCTCCATCTGGACGACGACGAGCGAGGCTATCTCTTCCAGCTCGCGGGCAAGACCACCATCCGCACCCGGCGCCGCGGCCGGCAAAGGGTCCAGCCCCAGCTGCAGAGGGTCCTGGACGACCTCACCGCCACGCCGGCGATCGTGCAGGGCCGACGCGGGGACATCCTGGCTTGGAACCCGTTGGCCGCCGCTCTGGTCATGGACTTCTCCCGCATCCCGGAAAAGCACCGCAACTATCCCCGGATCCAGTTCACCGAGCCGGCCATGCGCACCTTGTACGCCGACTGGGACACCTCGGCGCAGATCTCCGTGGCGCAGCTGCGGATGGAGGCCGCGAAGTATCCCGAGGACCCCCGGCTGATCGAGTTGGTCGGTGAACTGTCCACGAGGGACCAGCAGTTCGCGAAGTGGTGGGGCGATCACCGGGTCGCGGCCCGCACCGTGGGGACGAAGACCCTCAACCATCCGGTCGTCGGTGAACTCGTCCTGGACTGGGACACCCTCACCGCGAACACCGACCCCGACCAGCACCTGACCGTCTGGACGGCCGCGCCCGGCTCCCCCACCCACGAGCGGCTGAACATCCTCGCCTCCTGGGCCACCGACCGGAACCTGCCCGCGTCCCGGCCGCTCACCTGA
- a CDS encoding epoxide hydrolase 1, translated as MPRPTSDVQAFEAHATDADLDDLRARLAAARLPEAETVHLAAPDPRRWEQGVPLADLVDVVNYWRTGYNWRSFEEHLNRIGQFRTTIDDLGIHFLHRRSARADATPLILTHGWPDSIARFIDVVDELADPKDADAPAFHVVVPSLPGFGYSDKPATTGWGTEKIAAAWVELMGRLGYSKFAAHGGDWGGNITTVLGGRFPAHVLGIHTTFAEGPPGLTTDGLTAVERKWTEETRDFWRHRAAYAKQQATRPQTIGYSLVDSPVGLLAWILDKFAEWSDTEDSPFERISMDRVLDDVTLYWLTRTGASAARIYYESHNSLDPELRVDVPSALTMYPRDVEKCPRPWAQERYRQIVRWRSPEIGGHFPSLEVPEYFVKDLQEGLAAVLAANR; from the coding sequence ATGCCCCGTCCAACCAGCGACGTGCAGGCATTTGAAGCCCACGCAACTGACGCTGACCTCGACGATCTGCGCGCGCGACTAGCCGCGGCGCGACTGCCGGAGGCTGAGACGGTCCATCTCGCCGCGCCCGACCCTCGCCGATGGGAACAGGGCGTTCCTCTCGCCGACCTCGTCGACGTCGTGAACTACTGGCGCACCGGGTACAACTGGCGGTCGTTCGAAGAGCACCTCAACCGAATCGGCCAGTTCCGCACGACCATTGATGATCTGGGAATCCACTTCCTGCACCGCCGATCCGCGCGCGCAGATGCCACTCCTCTGATCCTGACGCACGGCTGGCCGGACAGCATTGCTCGGTTCATCGATGTAGTGGACGAACTGGCGGATCCGAAAGACGCAGACGCGCCGGCGTTCCACGTCGTGGTCCCGTCGCTACCAGGCTTTGGTTACAGCGACAAGCCGGCCACCACCGGGTGGGGAACCGAAAAGATCGCGGCCGCATGGGTGGAACTGATGGGAAGGCTCGGCTACAGCAAGTTCGCAGCCCACGGCGGCGACTGGGGAGGCAATATCACCACGGTTCTCGGCGGCAGGTTCCCGGCGCACGTTCTCGGCATCCACACGACGTTCGCGGAGGGGCCGCCCGGGTTGACAACGGACGGGCTGACGGCGGTCGAGCGCAAGTGGACCGAGGAAACCCGCGATTTCTGGCGCCACCGCGCGGCGTACGCGAAGCAGCAGGCGACCCGACCGCAGACCATCGGCTACTCGCTCGTCGACTCACCAGTCGGGCTTCTTGCCTGGATCCTTGACAAGTTCGCCGAGTGGTCAGACACCGAAGACAGCCCGTTCGAGAGGATTTCCATGGACAGGGTGCTCGACGACGTCACCCTGTATTGGCTGACGCGGACCGGCGCATCGGCGGCCCGCATCTACTACGAAAGCCACAACTCGCTGGACCCCGAACTTCGGGTCGACGTCCCGTCAGCACTCACTATGTATCCCCGCGACGTCGAGAAGTGTCCGCGCCCCTGGGCGCAGGAGCGGTACCGGCAGATCGTCCGATGGAGGTCGCCCGAAATCGGGGGACATTTCCCGTCGCTGGAGGTTCCCGAGTATTTCGTCAAGGACCTGCAAGAGGGCCTCGCGGCAGTGCTGGCCGCTAATCGGTGA